Proteins encoded within one genomic window of Mycolicibacterium aubagnense:
- a CDS encoding shikimate kinase has product MAELLKQRRDEPLFVQGTVANQWRFYDRFAAIVLLTAPTDVIVDRVQRRPHNPFGKTAEERARILADIAETEPLLQQSASHEIDTARPLSEVVDILADIADGAGPAPQGRMPGG; this is encoded by the coding sequence GTGGCCGAGCTCCTGAAGCAACGGCGAGACGAGCCCTTGTTTGTTCAGGGCACCGTGGCCAATCAGTGGCGCTTCTACGACCGATTCGCCGCGATCGTGCTCCTCACCGCACCAACCGATGTCATCGTGGACAGGGTGCAGCGTCGCCCGCACAATCCGTTCGGCAAGACCGCCGAAGAGCGGGCCCGGATCCTGGCTGATATCGCGGAGACCGAACCGCTGTTGCAGCAGTCCGCCTCGCACGAGATCGATACGGCCCGTCCGCTTTCGGAGGTCGTCGACATTCTCGCCGACATCGCCGACGGTGCCGGACCCGCGCCGCAGGGCCGCATGCCTGGGGGCTGA
- a CDS encoding helix-turn-helix transcriptional regulator: MGIVDHRREIREFLTSRRARITPQQAGLEVFGRKRQVPGLRREEVAMLTGVSADYYIRLERGNLVGASDSVLDALARALQLDDAERDHLFDLARIDNAARARKRGPTSLTRIRPVVQQVLDAITEAAADIRNERGDIIAANKLGVALYSEMHAETVQPPNVARYTFLNPSARDFFVDWERAATDVVAVLRAAAGRNPFDKPLSDLVGELSTRSDEFRVRWAAHNVRRHTSGTKHMRHHIVGDIELNYQSFELPGEPGLRLSVFTAEPDTANQQALHFLASWADTTTAVPDGIDAPSNAERE, encoded by the coding sequence GTGGGGATCGTGGACCACCGGCGCGAGATTCGTGAGTTCTTGACCTCGCGGCGTGCGCGCATCACCCCTCAGCAGGCGGGTCTTGAGGTGTTCGGCCGAAAGCGACAGGTGCCGGGACTGCGCCGTGAAGAAGTCGCCATGCTCACCGGAGTGTCCGCGGACTACTACATTCGGCTCGAACGCGGGAATCTGGTCGGCGCGTCCGACAGCGTCCTGGACGCGTTGGCGCGGGCCCTGCAACTCGACGATGCCGAACGTGACCACCTGTTCGATCTGGCGCGCATCGACAATGCCGCGCGCGCCAGGAAACGCGGACCGACTTCCCTGACGCGGATCAGACCGGTGGTGCAGCAGGTGCTCGATGCGATCACCGAGGCCGCTGCCGACATCCGCAATGAGCGTGGTGACATCATCGCGGCCAACAAGCTCGGCGTCGCGCTGTACAGCGAGATGCACGCCGAGACTGTGCAACCACCCAACGTCGCGCGCTACACCTTTCTCAACCCGAGCGCCCGGGACTTCTTCGTCGACTGGGAGCGCGCCGCCACCGACGTCGTTGCGGTACTGCGGGCGGCGGCCGGACGCAATCCGTTCGACAAGCCCCTGTCCGATCTGGTCGGCGAACTGTCCACTCGCAGCGACGAGTTCCGGGTGCGCTGGGCTGCCCACAACGTCCGTCGCCACACCAGCGGGACCAAACACATGCGGCACCACATCGTCGGGGACATCGAACTGAACTACCAGAGCTTCGAACTCCCCGGCGAGCCCGGACTGCGCCTGAGCGTCTTCACGGCCGAACCCGACACCGCCAACCAGCAGGCCCTACACTTCCTCGCCAGTTGGGCCGACACCACCACAGCCGTGCCCGACGGTATCGACGCGCCGTCGAACGCCGAGCGCGAGTGA
- a CDS encoding aldo/keto reductase, producing MKYIQLRDLTVSRIGLGAMGMSHGYTGAGTDDAESIRTIHRALDLGLTFIDTAEIYGPYINEELVGKALRDRRDRVVLATKFGLVSHGGEGAWNLDSSPANIRTAVEGSLRRLGTDYIDLYYQHRVDPNTPIEDTVGTVAELIAEGKVRHIGLSAASAATIRRANATHPITALQSEYSLWTRDLEAEIIPTLRELGIGLVPFSPLGRGFLTGTVRSPEQFDDTDFRKNNPRFTGENFTRNLRIADEVTAVADQVGATPAQVALAWLLAQGDDIAPIPGTKRVARVEENIAADAVELSVAQLQALNALPPAAGERYNPEQMAMYER from the coding sequence ATGAAGTACATCCAACTGCGGGACCTGACCGTGTCGAGAATCGGCCTCGGGGCGATGGGAATGTCGCACGGGTACACCGGTGCCGGCACCGACGACGCCGAGTCGATCCGGACGATTCACCGCGCCCTCGATCTGGGGCTGACGTTCATCGACACCGCCGAGATCTACGGCCCGTACATCAACGAAGAACTGGTCGGCAAAGCGTTGCGGGATCGTCGCGACCGGGTGGTGCTGGCCACCAAGTTCGGTCTGGTCTCCCACGGTGGCGAGGGCGCCTGGAATCTCGACAGCAGCCCCGCCAACATCCGGACTGCCGTCGAAGGGTCGCTGCGCCGGTTGGGCACCGACTACATCGACCTGTACTACCAACACCGCGTCGACCCGAACACCCCGATCGAGGACACCGTCGGAACCGTCGCCGAGCTCATCGCCGAGGGAAAGGTGCGCCACATTGGGTTATCGGCAGCATCTGCCGCAACCATCCGGCGCGCCAACGCCACCCATCCGATCACCGCACTGCAGTCGGAGTACTCACTGTGGACTCGCGATCTGGAGGCCGAGATCATCCCAACCCTGCGCGAACTGGGCATCGGGCTCGTGCCGTTTTCCCCGTTGGGCCGCGGCTTCCTGACGGGCACCGTCCGCTCCCCCGAACAGTTCGACGACACCGACTTCCGCAAGAACAACCCGCGCTTCACCGGGGAGAACTTCACCCGGAACCTGCGCATCGCCGACGAGGTCACCGCCGTGGCGGATCAGGTCGGGGCGACCCCGGCCCAGGTGGCCTTGGCATGGCTGCTCGCACAAGGCGACGACATCGCCCCCATCCCCGGGACCAAACGCGTCGCCCGCGTCGAGGAGAACATTGCCGCCGACGCAGTGGAACTGAGCGTCGCGCAACTGCAGGCGCTGAACGCGCTGCCGCCTGCTGCCGGAGAGCGCTACAACCCCGAACAGATGGCGATGTACGAACGGTGA
- a CDS encoding aldo/keto reductase: protein MHNGVAQALETGYRHIDTAASYQNERSVGRALAAGGIPRDELFVTTKLWMEHAGQEATPAAAHGRSVGQVVLRWLIQRDVIVIPKSVRPERMRENVTVFDFELTAGQMDEIAAMDTNTSLFFDHRDPAIVDQFSARRINV, encoded by the coding sequence TTGCACAACGGCGTCGCTCAGGCCCTGGAAACCGGGTACCGACACATCGACACCGCAGCGTCGTATCAGAACGAACGGTCCGTCGGGCGTGCGCTCGCCGCCGGCGGCATCCCGCGCGACGAGCTGTTCGTCACCACCAAGCTGTGGATGGAGCACGCCGGCCAGGAGGCCACCCCGGCCGCCGCGCACGGCAGGTCGGTCGGTCAGGTCGTGCTGCGCTGGCTGATCCAACGCGACGTGATCGTGATCCCCAAATCCGTCCGCCCCGAGCGGATGCGCGAGAACGTCACCGTCTTCGATTTCGAACTCACCGCGGGCCAGATGGACGAGATCGCCGCGATGGACACCAACACGAGTCTGTTCTTCGATCACCGCGATCCCGCGATCGTCGATCAGTTCTCCGCACGTCGCATCAACGTCTGA
- the pip gene encoding prolyl aminopeptidase has translation MPLNPDASGLLDVGDGNKMYWEMRGNPAGRPVLIVHGGPGAGRSRTAHKQFNPELFHVVQFDQRGCGDSVPSAADPSTDMSCNTTEHLLADMEALRGHLGIEQWLLYGGSWASTLILAYAQRYPNRVLGIVLIGVTMTRPQEVDWLYRGLRLFRPVEWERFRSGVPAEHRDGNLVEAYRQLLEHPDAAVRERAAYDWCAWEDAAIAHESMGKPGQYSAKIDAARLAFVRICTHYFARAAWLDDGQLVRDADRLRGIPGILIHGRLDLSAPVRTAWELAEAWPDAELQIIEDSGHTGSPAMVAAITAAVARFTPEG, from the coding sequence ATGCCGTTGAATCCGGATGCTTCCGGGCTGCTCGATGTCGGTGACGGCAACAAGATGTACTGGGAGATGCGAGGAAACCCTGCCGGACGCCCCGTGCTCATCGTCCATGGCGGGCCCGGAGCCGGCCGCTCCCGCACTGCACACAAGCAATTCAACCCCGAGCTGTTCCATGTCGTGCAGTTCGATCAACGCGGGTGCGGGGACAGCGTGCCCAGCGCGGCCGATCCGTCGACCGACATGTCGTGCAACACGACGGAGCATCTGCTGGCCGATATGGAGGCGTTGCGGGGTCATCTCGGCATTGAGCAGTGGCTGCTGTACGGCGGCTCCTGGGCCTCGACGTTGATCCTCGCCTACGCACAGCGGTACCCGAATCGGGTGCTGGGCATCGTGCTGATCGGGGTGACGATGACGCGGCCGCAGGAGGTCGACTGGCTGTACCGCGGGCTGCGGCTCTTCCGCCCGGTCGAGTGGGAACGGTTCCGGAGCGGCGTGCCCGCGGAGCACCGAGACGGCAATCTCGTCGAGGCCTATCGGCAGCTGTTGGAGCATCCCGATGCCGCGGTGCGGGAGCGGGCCGCGTACGACTGGTGTGCGTGGGAGGACGCCGCAATCGCCCACGAGTCGATGGGGAAGCCCGGTCAATACTCGGCGAAGATCGACGCCGCGCGGCTGGCATTCGTGCGGATCTGCACGCACTACTTCGCCCGCGCGGCGTGGCTGGACGATGGGCAACTAGTGCGCGATGCCGACCGGCTCCGGGGAATCCCGGGCATCCTGATCCACGGTCGGCTGGATCTGTCCGCGCCCGTCCGGACAGCGTGGGAACTGGCGGAGGCATGGCCCGATGCCGAGCTCCAGATCATCGAGGACTCAGGTCACACGGGCAGTCCCGCGATGGTGGCTGCGATCACGGCGGCCGTCGCGCGGTTCACTCCGGAGGGCTGA